TCGCGCCGACCGCGTCGTCGGCCAATGCCCAGCTCACCCATTGCCGCCCGTCGCCAAGCCGGCCGCCGCGTCCGCCGCGAAACGCCGGCAGCAGCCGCGCCAGCACGCCGCCCTCCGGGGACAGCACCATGCCGAAGCGCATCAGCGCCACCCGCAGCCCGAGTTCGCGCGCGGCCAGCGCCTCGCGCTCCCACGCCTCGCACACCTCCGCCAGAAACCCGTCGCCGCGCGGGCCCGCCTCATCGAGAACCGTGTCGCCGCGGGCCCCGTAGAAACCGGACGCGGACGCGTTTACCAGCAGGTGCGGGCGGTGTTTCATCTTTTCGACCGCCGCCACCAGCGTGCGCGTCGCGTGGACGCGGCTGCCGCGAATCGCATCGCGGCGCGAGGCCGTCCAGCGGCCCTCCGCGATGTCCTCGCCGGCCAGATTGACGATCACGTCCGCCCCGCGAAGCGCCGCCGCGTCCAGCGCGCCTTTCGCCGGGTCCCAAAAAAGCTCGTCGCCCGCCGCCGCCTCGCGCCGCACCAGGCGCAGCACCTCGTGGCCCTGCGTCCGCAAAAACACCGCCAGCGCGCGCCCGACCAGGCCCGACGCGCCCGCCACCGCGAATTTCATTTTCCGCACCGCGCCGTGCGCCGCGAGCAGTTCGATGTCATCGCTGACAGTGGTGTGCCGCCATGCAAACAGACGCGTCAGCCGCGCGTCGTCGTCCGCCGCCCCGGCGACCTCGTCGGTGAGCACACACGCCGCCGCGCCCTCCTCCTTCACCCGGCACGCATGCCCCGCCGGTTCACATCCGCGGGCCGCGCCGGGATTTTCTTCCCGCCACCACGGCGGGGTCAATCTCTCCTCCACGCCGGGGCGCGCCAGCCATGCCTTTACTTCGGAGGCCGGGCGGTGGATGAGGATGCTTTTGCTGAAAGTGGACGCACTCATGCGGAGGGAACCTGAAGTTGTTACCGCCGCGGCCCGTCCCGGCGCAATACCGCATTCGGACAAGCCGGGCCGCGGAGGTCGGCGGGTCAGCGCGTGCGCGCGCAGGTAATGCAGTCGCGCGGCTCGGGTCCTATCGTCGGGCACACGTGCCAGCGCCGCAGGATGCCCTCGCGGGCCATGCCGGCTTTTTCCATCACGCGGGCCGAGGCGGGATTTTCCACGTCGCAATACGCCCAGGCGCGGTGGATCGGGGGCTGGGCGAGCGCCCATTCCACGAGATGCGCGAGCGCCTCGGCCGCGTATCCGTGCCTCCAATACGCCCGGCCGAGCACGTAGCCGAAGAGCGCCTTGTGCCGCTCCGGCAGCACGGAGATGGAGCCGACCAGCGCCTCGGTGCCGCGGGTGAAAAGCAGCCAGGCGTAATGACTCCCGGGCGCAAGCGCCCCGCCTGCCCAATCGCGCGCGCGGGCGGCGAAAAACTCCGCGAGCGGCGGGATTTCCGAATAGGGCCGCCAGGAAAGATAACGTGTCGCCACGGGATCGCCGGCGTAGGATTCAAGCGCGGACGCCGCGTCGCCGGGACGCGGCGGGCGGGCAAAAAGGCGGGCGGTCGTGAAGGTCTCCGGAGGTCGCATGGAAATATCTGGGAGGATGGATGCAAGGGGCGCGACGCCGACAGGCGCGCCGATTTCAAAGCGGGAACGGGACTTGCAGTGTTGCAGGGATTCCGCCGCCGATGAAGACTAAAATGCACGTTGATCCAATCGCAATGGGAGGGCAGTTTTTCATCCCATGAAATACGACGTGGTCATCGCGGGCGGCGGGTTTGCGGGGGCGTATTGCGCAAAGGTGCTCGGCCGCGCGCTCGGCCGGGAGGGGGTGCGGCGGGTGGCATTGATCGCGGAGAGCAACGTGCTCGTTTTCCAGCCGATGCTCGCGGAAGTGGCGGGATCGGCGCTGCTGTCCTACGACGTGGTCAACCCGCTGCGCCAGTTCTGCCGCAACGTCGATGTGCTCCAGGGCGTGATCGAGCGCGTGGACTGGGCGGCGCGCCGGCTCTCGCTCAACGGCGGGCGCTTCACGCGCGACCACATGGTGGAGTTCCGCCACCTGGTGCTGGCGCTGGGCAGCGTGACGGACCTGGGCAAGGTGCCCGGCATGGCCGACTACGGCTGGCCGATGCGCACGGTGTCGGACGCGCTCCGGCTGCGCTCGGCCGTCATCAACCGGCTGGAGGAGGCCAACCTGGTCGAGGACGAAACGGTGCGCGCGCGCCTGCTCACGTTTGTGGTGGTGGGCGGCGGCTACACGGGCGTGGAGACGGCGGGCCAGCTGCTCGATTTCCTGCGCGAGGTGCGCGCGCTTTACGCGAATCTGCGCGAGGCCAGGGTGCGCGTGGTGCTGGTGCACAGCCGGGCGCATTTGCTGGAGGAAATCGGGCAAAAGCTCGGCGACTACGCGCAGCGCGTGCTGGAAAAACGCGGCATGGAGGTGCGGCTGAACTCCCGCGTGACCGAGGTGACGGCCGGGCGCGTGATGCTGGAGACCGGCCGGTTCATCGAGGCGCACACGATCATCTCGACCGTGGGCAACGCGCCCAATCCCGTCGTGCTCGATGTCTGCCGCCAGATCGCGGTCGAGGCGGTGAAGGGCCGCGTCCCCGTGGAGCCCGTGATGCGCGTGGCGGGGCAGCGCAATCTGTGGGTGATCGGCGACTGCGCGCAGGTGCCCTGGACCGATCGCGGCGAGGTGAAAATCGCGCCGCCCACCGCGCAGTTCGCGGTGCGGCAGGGAAAGCAGCTCGGGGAAAACCTCGCCCGCGTGCTGCGCGCCGAGGACGGGGCGCGGCGCGCGTCCGCCGGTAATGAAAAAGCGGATACGGCCCCGCTCTTCCCGGCGGCGCCGGGCGGCGCCGCCCCGGCCGGCGCGAAACTGCGCCCGTTTTCCTACCGCTACATGGGGCAGCTCGCCACGGTGGGCGAACGCGAGGCCGTCGCCGAGGTGTTCGGCTTCCGCTTCAGCGGATTCTTCGCGTGGTGGCTGTGGCGCACCATCTACATCGCGAAACTGCCGAGCATCGTGAAACGGCTGCGCGTGACGGTGGACTGGACCTTCGATTTCTTTTTTCCGCGCGACGTCAGCGTGGTGGCCCCGCCGCCGGAGGACGTCGTGCGCACGGTGCACGTGAGCGAGGGCGAGGCGCTGTTCGAGCGCGGCAACAAGGCCCGCGCCTACTTCATCGTGCGCCAAGGCTCGGTGACGATGACCGATGCGGCCAACGCGCGCGAGTTGCTGGAGGCGGGCAGCGTGATCGACGGCGACTGGGTCTCGCCCGACGGCAACTGGCGCGCGACGGCCGTCACGAACGAAACCACCGACCTGCTCATCCTGCGCGGCAAGGCGATGGAGATGCTGCGCCATGACCTGAAGCTGGTGCGGCGCGGCCCGGATGCCGCGCGGCATCACGGATTCCAGGGTTGAAGCCGGTCATCCCGCGGAGAGCGTGTTTTTCATTGCCGCGACGCGCGGCGCGAGGCGACGCTGGGCGGATGGAACTCTTTGAAATCAAAATCGAGGTGCCGGCCGCGGCCGCCGACGCGGTTGACGACGTGCTGCTCGAACTCGGCGTGGAAGGATGGAGCCTGCTGGAGGATGCCATCGCGAAACAAGCGTGGATCGTGGGCGTGTTTCCCGACGCGGCGGAGGCGCGCGCGCGCTGGGCGGAGTTGCGTCCGTTGCTGCCGGCCGGGGCCGTTCCGCCCGGCGAACCGGCGGAGCGCGCGCTCGGCGACCGCGACTGGCGCGACAGTTACAAGGCGCATTTCAAGGCCTGGCGGTTTGGCCGGCTGCATTGGGTGCCCGTCTGGGAGCGCGGCACCCACGTGCTGCCGGACGGCGACGCGGCCATCTGGCTCGACCCGGGGCTGGCGTTCGGCACCGGCAACCATGAGACGACGCGCCTCTGCGTGGAGCGTCTCGTCGGGCTCGGCGTGAATCCGGCGACCCGCGTCGCCGACGCGGGCTGCGGCTCCGGCATTCTCGCGCTCTCCGCGGCCCGCCTCGGCTGCGGACGAGTGATCGGTTTCGACAACGATCCCGAGGCCGTGCGCGTGAGCGGGGAAAACGCCGCCCTCAACGGGCTCGCGGGCCGCGTGGAATTCGCCACGGGGGATCTCGTATCCGGTTTTCAAGGACAGCAGTGGGACGTCGTGCTCGCGAACATCCTGGCCAACGTGCTCATCCAATTCGCGCGCGAACTGGCCGCGGCCGTCGCGCCGGGCGGCGCGCTGGTGCTGAGCGGCATCCTCGCGTCGGAAAACGCCCGGGTGCGGGAGGCGTTTGCCGCGATCGCGCCCGGTTGGCGGATGAGCTGGCGCGAAATGGGCGAGTGGTCGGATGTGCTGTTGCTCAGGCCGGCGTGAGTGCGGGCTGGACCGCCCCAAAAAAAATCTCAGCCGCCCGCAAACACCACGCGAAAACCCGCCTCGGCCAGGATGCGCGCGACCTCGTCGCGCTTGTCGCCCTGGATCTCGATGCGGCCGTCCTTCACCGTGCCGCCGACGCCGCACGCCGCGCGCATTTTTTTCGCGAGTTGCTCCTTCTCGGGCAGCCCAATGCCGGTGAAGCCCGACACGACTATCACCGTTTTTCCCCCGCGCCCGGCCTTTTCGCGCGTCACATCGACGCGTCCGCGGTTCTTCCTTGCGGCTTCGGCGGTCTGCTTCGGCGGAGGCGACGCCGCCGCCGTCCCGGCCTGCGGCAGCGCCCCGAGGCCGCCCGGCGCATCCAGCCCGCCAAACGGGTTCTGCCCGAGCGCCCGGCCGCCGTCCGTGGAGATTTTGTTAATTTTGCTCATGATGGGCACATACCCTACAAAGGCTTTCTAATCCACGCCAAGCCCGCACCGTCATCAGCCCCCGGTCTCGCGCTCCTCCAGAAACCGCAGCGCTTTCACATAACTGCGTCCCGCCAGAAAATGCTCCAGCTGCGCGTGCAGCCGCCCACGCCCGCGGCTCGCAAACTCGTCCAGCCGGGCGATCTCCTTCGCCACCGCCACGCCATCAGTATTTTTAATCCCCCGCAGCAGCAGGATTAGCGATTCTTTGATCTCATGTTCCATGCGTCCATGTAATGAAATTAATACCACCGCGGCAACCTGTTCAGAAAATGTTACTTTTTCTTATCCAACCGGTCCATGTCCCCTTTCAACTTGAGCCGGTCCGCCTCCCGGAGTATGCCTTGTCCCATAAAAAATGCGCCTCGTCCCCGCCGCATCGCCAAAACACCGCACGACGACCGTCCCGCCTTCGCGTCCCAGAGTCCGGACGCACTCAAACATCCTTGTCCAAAATGAATCAATCCACCGTCTCCGCCCGCGACAATGCCGACCTCATTGAGGCCGCCTATCGCATCTGGCTCGATAATCCCGACGCGGTTGACCCTACTTGGCGCGCCTTTTTCCAGGGTTTCACCCTGGGCTGCAACAACGACGCCTCGCTCACCACCCTCGCCTCCTCGCTCAACGCCACCGCCCCGCTCGGCGGCGTCTCCATCATCGACTCGCTCAAGCAGTCGCAGGTCCACTCGCTCATCTTCCACTACCGTTCGCTCGGCCACCTGCAGGCGCACCTCGATCCGCTCAACCCGCCCCCGCCGCCCTCGCCCCGCCTCTCGCTCGCCGAGTTCGGCCTCGCCGAGGGCGACCTCGACGAATCCTTCGACGTCGGCCACTACCTCGACGGCGGCCAGATGCGTCTGCGCGACCTCATCGCGTCGCTGGAAAAGACCTACTGCGGCCGCATCGGCGTGGAGTATATCCATATTCAGGATACGGAAATCCGCCGCTGGCTCCAGGTCTGCATGGAGCCGCCGCGCCTCCAGCCCTCGTTTGCCCGCGACCAGAAAATCCGCATCCTGCGCCGCCTCCACAAGGCCGAGCTGTTTGAAAAATTCCTCCACGCCAAATACGTCGGCCAGAAACGCTTCTCCCTCGAGGGCGGCGAGACCCTGATCGCCGCGCTCGACGCCATCATCGAGCATTGCCCCGGCCTCGGCGTCGAGGAGATCGTCATGGGCATGGCCCACCGCGGCCGCCTCTCCGTGCTCGCCAACATTCTGAGAAAACCCTTCGACATCCTCTTCGAGCAGTTTTCGGAAAACTATCTGCCCAACACCGTCGGCGGCGACGGCGACGTGAAATACCACCTCGGCTACGAGGCGCTCCTGAAAACCGCCGCCGGCCACCCCGTCGAGGTCCGCCTCGCCGCCAACCCCTCGCACCTCGAAATCGTCAACCCCGTCGTCGAGGGCAAAACCCGCGCGCGGCAGCGGCTCCTCGGCGACACCGAGACGCGCACCAAGGTGCTCCCCCTCCTCATCCACGGCGACGCCGCCATCGCCGGGCAGGGCGTCGTCGCCGAGACGCTCAATTTTTCCCAGCTTGCCGGCTACCGCACCGGCGGCACCCTGCACTTCGTCATCAACAACCAGATCGGCTTCACCACCCTCCCCTCCGACGGACGCTCCACCCGCTACTGCACCGATGTCGCCAAGATGATCGACGCGCCCGTCTTCCATGTGAACGGCGACGACCCCGAGGCCGTCTGCCTCGCCACGCTCCTCGCCCTCGATTTCCGCAACACTTTCCACCGCGACGCCGTCGTGGACATGTATTGCTACCGCCGCCACGGCCACAACGAATCCGACGAGCCCGCCTTCACCCAGCCCACCCTCTACAAAAAAATCGCCGCCCATCCGCTCATCTCGACGACCTACGCGGCCCGCCTCATCGCCGACGCCACCATCACCGACGCCGACAACGACGCGATCAAGGCCGAATACACCGCCGCCATGGAGGCGGCCTTCGCCAAGGCCCGGGCCGCCGAGGAAAAGGCCCGGGAAGCCGTCAACACCTACGACCCGGCCACCCGCCGCTTCCGCGGCTCCAACGCCGTTTTCCAGCCCTCCTACAAGCACACCCCCGTCGCCACCGGCGTCACCCGCGAGCTTCTGGAAAAATGCACGCGCGGCCTCACCGCCATCCCCGACGGCTTCAATATCAATTCCAAGATCAAGCGCCTCCTCGAAAACCGCGCCAAGTCCCTCGCCGAGGACGGCCCCGTGGACTGGGGCTACGCCGAGTCCCTCGCCTTCGGCACGCTCCTGCTCGAAGGCACGCCCGTGCGCCTCAGCGGCCAGGACTGCGAACGCGGCACCTTCAGCCACCGCCACGCCGTCCTCTACGACCAGGAAACGCGCGCGCGCCACGTCCCCCTCCAAAACCTCGCCCCCGACCAAGAGCGTTTCTGCGTTTACAACTCCCTGCTCTCCGAGGCCGCGGTCCTCGCCTTCGACTACGGCTACTCCATGGACTACCCGCGCATGCTCTGCATCTGGGAGGCCCAGTTCGGCGATTTCGCCAACGGCGCCCAGGTCGTCATCGACCAGTTCATCGTCAGCTCCGAGTCGAAATGGCAGCGTGCCAGCGGCCTCGTCATGCTCCTCCCCCACGGCTACGAAGGCCAGGGACCCGAGCACTCCAGCGCCCGCCTCGAACGCTACCTCCAGGCCTGCGCCGAAAACAACATCCAGGTGGCGAACCTCACCACCCCCGCGCAAATCTTCCACGTCCTCCGCCGCCAGATGAAGCGCGACTTCCGCAAGCCGCTGGTCGTCATGTCGCCCAAGTCGCTCCTGCGCCACCCCGCCGCCGTCTCGCGTATCCAGGATTTGACTACAGGCCGCTTCGAGGAAATCCTCGACGATCCCGCGCCCCCGAAAAAGGCCCCCGCGCGCATCATCCTGTGCTCCGGCAAGGTGTATTACGACCTTGCCGACTACCGCGACCGCAGGAAGATCACCGACACCGTCATCCTGCGCGTCGAGCAGCTCTACCCGCTGCACCGCAACCGCCTCGCCGAGCTCTCCGACACCTACGGCCACGGCGGCCGGCTCGTCTGGTGCCAGGAGGAGCCGCAAAACATGGGCGCATGGACCTGGATTGCCCCGCAGCTCGAGGAAATCTTCGGCCGCAAACCCGCCTACGCCGGCCGCAAGCCCTCCGCCAGCCCGGCCGTCGGCGCGCTCGCCATGCACAAACTCGAACTCACCACCCTCCTGCAGGACGCCTTTAACCTCTAAAACCGCGTTGCGCGCGGACATTCCGCATTCCAAAATCCGCATTTCCCCATGACCCTCATCGAAGTCAAAATCCCGCCCATGGGTGAGTCCATCACCACCGGAGTATTGGCCAAATGGCACGTCGCCGACGGCGACATCGTCAAGAAGGACCAGCCGCTCTACGAACTCGAAACCGACAAGATCACCTCCGAAGGCACCGCCGAGTCCGCCGGCAGGATCGCCCTGAAAGTGGCCGTCGGCGCCGAGGTGAAGATCGGCGAGCTCGTCGCCACCATCGACGCCGCCGCGGGCGCTTCGCCTGCGAAACCCGCCGCGGCCCCGGCCGCCTCGCCCGTCGCCGCCGCTGCGCCGGCCGCGCCAGCGACCGGGACCGCCGGCGTCCCGCCGGCAGACGGCGTAGCCGCCAAATCGGCCTTCCCCGCATCCCCTGCCGTCCGTCGTCTCGCCGCCGACACCGGCATCGACCCCGCGACCGTCCCCGGCACGGGCAAAGCCGGACGCGTCACGAAGGCCGATCTCCTCGCCGCCACCGCCGCGCCCCTGATTCAACGTGGCACGGGCGACTCGCCCGTGTCTGGAGGCGCGGACCGCCCGCCCGCTTCCTCCGCGCGCCAGACCCGCAAAAAACTC
This genomic stretch from Termitidicoccus mucosus harbors:
- a CDS encoding translation initiation factor yields the protein MSKINKISTDGGRALGQNPFGGLDAPGGLGALPQAGTAAASPPPKQTAEAARKNRGRVDVTREKAGRGGKTVIVVSGFTGIGLPEKEQLAKKMRAACGVGGTVKDGRIEIQGDKRDEVARILAEAGFRVVFAGG
- a CDS encoding FAD-dependent oxidoreductase, with the translated sequence MKYDVVIAGGGFAGAYCAKVLGRALGREGVRRVALIAESNVLVFQPMLAEVAGSALLSYDVVNPLRQFCRNVDVLQGVIERVDWAARRLSLNGGRFTRDHMVEFRHLVLALGSVTDLGKVPGMADYGWPMRTVSDALRLRSAVINRLEEANLVEDETVRARLLTFVVVGGGYTGVETAGQLLDFLREVRALYANLREARVRVVLVHSRAHLLEEIGQKLGDYAQRVLEKRGMEVRLNSRVTEVTAGRVMLETGRFIEAHTIISTVGNAPNPVVLDVCRQIAVEAVKGRVPVEPVMRVAGQRNLWVIGDCAQVPWTDRGEVKIAPPTAQFAVRQGKQLGENLARVLRAEDGARRASAGNEKADTAPLFPAAPGGAAPAGAKLRPFSYRYMGQLATVGEREAVAEVFGFRFSGFFAWWLWRTIYIAKLPSIVKRLRVTVDWTFDFFFPRDVSVVAPPPEDVVRTVHVSEGEALFERGNKARAYFIVRQGSVTMTDAANARELLEAGSVIDGDWVSPDGNWRATAVTNETTDLLILRGKAMEMLRHDLKLVRRGPDAARHHGFQG
- a CDS encoding TIGR01777 family oxidoreductase translates to MSASTFSKSILIHRPASEVKAWLARPGVEERLTPPWWREENPGAARGCEPAGHACRVKEEGAAACVLTDEVAGAADDDARLTRLFAWRHTTVSDDIELLAAHGAVRKMKFAVAGASGLVGRALAVFLRTQGHEVLRLVRREAAAGDELFWDPAKGALDAAALRGADVIVNLAGEDIAEGRWTASRRDAIRGSRVHATRTLVAAVEKMKHRPHLLVNASASGFYGARGDTVLDEAGPRGDGFLAEVCEAWEREALAARELGLRVALMRFGMVLSPEGGVLARLLPAFRGGRGGRLGDGRQWVSWALADDAVGAIYHAVLSQACEGPVNAASPNPVTGAEFAATLARVLGKAAWLNAPAWALRLKFGAAFADGLLLASQRLMPERLLDSGFIFRHARLEAALRHVLGK
- a CDS encoding 50S ribosomal protein L11 methyltransferase; amino-acid sequence: MELFEIKIEVPAAAADAVDDVLLELGVEGWSLLEDAIAKQAWIVGVFPDAAEARARWAELRPLLPAGAVPPGEPAERALGDRDWRDSYKAHFKAWRFGRLHWVPVWERGTHVLPDGDAAIWLDPGLAFGTGNHETTRLCVERLVGLGVNPATRVADAGCGSGILALSAARLGCGRVIGFDNDPEAVRVSGENAALNGLAGRVEFATGDLVSGFQGQQWDVVLANILANVLIQFARELAAAVAPGGALVLSGILASENARVREAFAAIAPGWRMSWREMGEWSDVLLLRPA
- a CDS encoding 2-oxoglutarate dehydrogenase E1 component, yielding MNQSTVSARDNADLIEAAYRIWLDNPDAVDPTWRAFFQGFTLGCNNDASLTTLASSLNATAPLGGVSIIDSLKQSQVHSLIFHYRSLGHLQAHLDPLNPPPPPSPRLSLAEFGLAEGDLDESFDVGHYLDGGQMRLRDLIASLEKTYCGRIGVEYIHIQDTEIRRWLQVCMEPPRLQPSFARDQKIRILRRLHKAELFEKFLHAKYVGQKRFSLEGGETLIAALDAIIEHCPGLGVEEIVMGMAHRGRLSVLANILRKPFDILFEQFSENYLPNTVGGDGDVKYHLGYEALLKTAAGHPVEVRLAANPSHLEIVNPVVEGKTRARQRLLGDTETRTKVLPLLIHGDAAIAGQGVVAETLNFSQLAGYRTGGTLHFVINNQIGFTTLPSDGRSTRYCTDVAKMIDAPVFHVNGDDPEAVCLATLLALDFRNTFHRDAVVDMYCYRRHGHNESDEPAFTQPTLYKKIAAHPLISTTYAARLIADATITDADNDAIKAEYTAAMEAAFAKARAAEEKAREAVNTYDPATRRFRGSNAVFQPSYKHTPVATGVTRELLEKCTRGLTAIPDGFNINSKIKRLLENRAKSLAEDGPVDWGYAESLAFGTLLLEGTPVRLSGQDCERGTFSHRHAVLYDQETRARHVPLQNLAPDQERFCVYNSLLSEAAVLAFDYGYSMDYPRMLCIWEAQFGDFANGAQVVIDQFIVSSESKWQRASGLVMLLPHGYEGQGPEHSSARLERYLQACAENNIQVANLTTPAQIFHVLRRQMKRDFRKPLVVMSPKSLLRHPAAVSRIQDLTTGRFEEILDDPAPPKKAPARIILCSGKVYYDLADYRDRRKITDTVILRVEQLYPLHRNRLAELSDTYGHGGRLVWCQEEPQNMGAWTWIAPQLEEIFGRKPAYAGRKPSASPAVGALAMHKLELTTLLQDAFNL
- a CDS encoding GNAT family N-acetyltransferase; amino-acid sequence: MRPPETFTTARLFARPPRPGDAASALESYAGDPVATRYLSWRPYSEIPPLAEFFAARARDWAGGALAPGSHYAWLLFTRGTEALVGSISVLPERHKALFGYVLGRAYWRHGYAAEALAHLVEWALAQPPIHRAWAYCDVENPASARVMEKAGMAREGILRRWHVCPTIGPEPRDCITCARTR